A genomic window from Brevibacillus agri includes:
- a CDS encoding helix-turn-helix domain-containing protein codes for MGSNQLGNRIRSFRKLKGYTQQSLSEKLGVSLSFVGSLERGTRTPTEPVLRKIASTLQVDYEELCAINK; via the coding sequence GTGGGGAGCAATCAACTGGGAAATCGGATCAGATCCTTCCGGAAGCTAAAAGGGTATACACAACAATCGCTTTCGGAAAAGCTGGGAGTATCATTGTCGTTTGTCGGATCGCTTGAGCGGGGAACCCGTACGCCGACAGAGCCGGTACTGCGCAAGATCGCCAGCACTTTACAGGTCGACTATGAAGAATTATGTGCTATAAATAAATGA
- the folK gene encoding 2-amino-4-hydroxy-6-hydroxymethyldihydropteridine diphosphokinase, producing the protein MSVIAYLGLGSNQGDRAEKLRQAIRKLAAHRGIRVLRTSSVYETEPFGYVEQEAFLNMAVAVETELSPEQLLETALSVERELGRIRTIRWGPRTIDIDLLLYGTSSVSLEHLVIPHPGLSQRAFVLVPLRDIWEGGVLPGHDQTIDHYLSLLVEDHKGVREWGAINWEIGSDPSGS; encoded by the coding sequence ATGAGTGTAATTGCGTATCTGGGGCTTGGCTCGAACCAGGGCGACCGGGCAGAAAAGCTGCGCCAGGCGATCCGGAAGCTTGCTGCGCACAGAGGGATTCGCGTGCTGCGTACATCGTCTGTGTACGAGACTGAGCCGTTCGGCTACGTCGAGCAAGAGGCGTTTTTGAATATGGCCGTAGCGGTAGAGACAGAGCTTTCCCCGGAGCAGCTTCTGGAGACCGCCTTGTCGGTGGAGCGGGAGCTGGGACGCATTCGAACCATCCGCTGGGGACCGCGTACAATAGACATTGATCTTCTCTTGTACGGTACATCCTCTGTGTCGCTGGAGCATCTTGTCATCCCGCATCCGGGTCTTAGCCAGCGTGCTTTTGTGCTTGTTCCGTTGCGCGATATTTGGGAGGGCGGGGTTTTGCCCGGCCACGACCAGACTATTGACCATTATCTTTCCTTATTGGTAGAAGATCACAAGGGGGTACGAGAGTGGGGAGCAATCAACTGGGAAATCGGATCAGATCCTTCCGGAAGCTAA
- the folB gene encoding dihydroneopterin aldolase produces the protein MDKIYFNGMSFYGYHGVFGAEAELGQRFYVDLELSADLSQAGASDELQHTINYADIFICVQKIVEGERFNLVEKLTAVIAERLLTQFPLQEVKVKVTKPNPPINGHYESVAIEMTRKREDFAS, from the coding sequence TTGGATAAAATTTACTTCAACGGCATGTCGTTTTACGGCTACCATGGCGTGTTTGGAGCAGAGGCGGAGCTGGGTCAACGCTTTTACGTCGATCTGGAGCTTTCTGCCGATTTGTCGCAGGCAGGCGCAAGCGATGAGCTTCAACATACGATCAATTACGCCGATATTTTTATTTGTGTGCAAAAAATTGTCGAGGGCGAACGGTTCAACCTGGTTGAAAAGCTGACGGCCGTCATTGCCGAGCGGCTTTTGACGCAATTTCCTCTGCAAGAGGTCAAAGTCAAGGTGACCAAGCCGAACCCGCCGATCAACGGGCATTATGAATCTGTCGCCATTGAGATGACGCGCAAAAGAGAGGATTTTGCTTCATGA
- the folP gene encoding dihydropteroate synthase — MKYNPFRIHAATVDEMLAELAHRGIFGDQAERLAEWRAGLMIHVENMSEAVAEKVRLDMLSAGAEAVVSGQPGATDKKRLLLLAGPKQLEQALSQLEKRDEELAAVAAEVREALAMPARLRARRELNCGRYTLPLGERTLVMGILNVTPDSFSDGGRFVDLDHALAQARAMVEAGADIIDIGGESTRPGAEPVGEAEELDRVLPVIRRLSAELSVPLSIDTYKAAVAERALDAGAHIINDVWGAKRDPRMAEVAARRGVPIILMHNRTDTDYRDFYSDFVRDLRESVQIALQAGVREEQIILDPGIGFVKTVEQNLETMRRLDDFVALGYPVLLATSRKRMIGHVLDLPVDDRVEGTAATVALGVAKGCHMVRVHDVKEMKRVTKMMDAMLKGGI; from the coding sequence ATGAAGTACAATCCATTTCGAATCCATGCGGCAACCGTTGACGAGATGCTGGCGGAGCTTGCCCATCGAGGGATTTTTGGCGATCAGGCCGAGCGGTTGGCCGAGTGGAGAGCGGGTCTGATGATCCACGTGGAAAACATGAGTGAAGCTGTCGCGGAAAAGGTGCGGCTGGACATGCTTTCCGCCGGGGCCGAGGCCGTTGTGTCCGGGCAGCCGGGCGCAACTGACAAAAAGCGGCTGCTTTTGCTTGCGGGACCAAAGCAGTTGGAGCAGGCGCTGTCGCAACTGGAAAAACGGGATGAGGAGCTTGCAGCCGTGGCGGCAGAGGTACGGGAGGCTTTGGCGATGCCTGCGCGGCTGCGGGCCAGACGGGAGCTGAATTGCGGCCGTTACACCCTTCCGCTTGGCGAACGGACGCTGGTAATGGGCATCCTCAATGTGACGCCCGATTCCTTTTCGGACGGAGGGCGCTTCGTGGACCTTGACCACGCTTTGGCGCAGGCGCGCGCGATGGTCGAAGCGGGAGCGGACATCATTGACATCGGGGGCGAGTCTACGCGTCCGGGAGCGGAGCCGGTCGGGGAGGCAGAGGAGCTGGACAGGGTGCTGCCAGTGATTCGCCGTTTGTCCGCCGAGCTTTCTGTCCCTTTGTCCATCGACACGTACAAAGCCGCTGTAGCGGAGCGGGCGCTTGATGCCGGGGCGCATATCATCAATGACGTTTGGGGAGCAAAGCGCGATCCGCGCATGGCGGAGGTGGCTGCGCGGCGCGGGGTGCCGATCATTTTGATGCACAACCGTACAGACACGGACTACCGGGACTTTTACTCCGATTTTGTCAGAGATTTGCGCGAGTCTGTGCAAATTGCCCTGCAAGCGGGTGTGCGCGAGGAACAGATTATTCTCGATCCGGGGATCGGCTTTGTCAAAACGGTCGAGCAAAATCTCGAAACGATGCGCAGACTCGACGATTTCGTCGCCCTCGGGTACCCGGTTTTGCTCGCGACTTCGCGCAAACGGATGATTGGCCACGTCCTCGACCTTCCAGTGGACGATCGGGTGGAAGGGACAGCCGCGACAGTTGCGCTCGGCGTCGCCAAAGGCTGCCACATGGTACGGGTGCACGATGTCAAAGAGATGAAGCGGGTTACGAAGATGATGGACGCGATGCTGAAGGGGGGCATTTGA
- the pabC gene encoding aminodeoxychorismate lyase gives MHVYVNGTICPAHEASVSVLDHGFLYGIGLFETMRVYDRKLFLWDDHFARLSSGLLALQIQPIWSKAELADAILQTIDANGLRDAYVRLSVTAGPEGVGLVTGGYERPSLFVFAKPVAPLAVPPQPKRLQTLALARQTAEGHQRFKSHNYLNNALARQELGARTDTEGLFLTHDGFLAEGIVSNLFWVKNGHLFTPSLDTGILDGVTRRHVLRLAEQLAIPTTEGRYRLEELLAADEVFTTNSVQEIVPVAEVDGQLVASTYGKYTRELHLAYRQSVATGM, from the coding sequence ATGCACGTTTATGTAAACGGGACGATCTGTCCGGCACATGAGGCGAGCGTATCGGTTTTGGATCACGGTTTTTTGTACGGCATCGGGCTGTTTGAGACGATGCGTGTTTACGACCGCAAACTGTTTTTATGGGACGACCATTTCGCCCGGCTCAGCTCCGGGCTTTTGGCGTTGCAGATTCAGCCCATATGGTCAAAAGCGGAGCTGGCGGACGCGATCCTGCAAACGATCGACGCCAATGGGCTGCGGGATGCGTATGTGCGCCTCAGCGTCACCGCCGGGCCGGAAGGAGTAGGCTTGGTGACAGGCGGCTACGAGCGCCCGTCGTTGTTCGTATTTGCCAAGCCGGTCGCCCCGCTTGCAGTCCCGCCTCAACCAAAGCGGTTGCAGACGTTGGCGCTGGCGAGGCAGACTGCGGAGGGGCACCAGCGTTTCAAATCGCACAACTACCTCAACAATGCGCTGGCTCGCCAGGAGCTGGGTGCGCGCACGGATACGGAAGGGCTGTTTTTGACGCACGACGGCTTTCTCGCGGAAGGCATCGTCAGCAATCTGTTCTGGGTCAAGAACGGGCATCTGTTCACGCCTTCGTTGGATACGGGCATTCTTGACGGGGTGACCCGCCGCCATGTTTTGCGATTGGCCGAGCAGTTGGCGATCCCGACAACGGAAGGACGGTATCGGCTGGAAGAGTTGCTTGCGGCGGATGAAGTTTTCACCACCAACTCCGTGCAGGAAATCGTCCCGGTGGCAGAAGTAGACGGACAGCTAGTCGCATCGACCTACGGAAAATACACACGCGAACTGCACTTGGCCTATCGTCAGTCTGTAGCGACCGGAATGTAA
- the tatC gene encoding twin-arginine translocase subunit TatC, producing the protein MNQEMPVLEHVTDLRRRLLIVAATLVVSMIVCFLFVDHIYLALSNHSGEKLAILGPSDILSIYVKLSAIGAVAITIPVAAYQAWRFVVPALEERERKVALMYIPALFLLFLFGLSFAYFVLFPLMYQFVLGLSNGNFELVITANDYFTFMLNLCLPFGLLFELPVVVLFLSHLGILNPQRLAKMRKPAYLVLAIISITITPPDFLSDIMVIVPLIVLYEISITISRVIHGKRTRETALSPENMV; encoded by the coding sequence GTGAACCAAGAGATGCCTGTTCTTGAGCATGTGACTGACTTGCGGCGCAGGCTACTGATTGTGGCAGCGACGCTCGTCGTCAGCATGATCGTCTGCTTTTTGTTTGTCGATCACATATATTTGGCATTGTCGAATCATTCGGGCGAAAAACTGGCGATTCTCGGTCCCAGTGACATTTTGTCGATTTATGTAAAGCTGTCTGCAATCGGGGCGGTGGCGATCACGATTCCTGTCGCTGCTTACCAGGCGTGGCGCTTTGTAGTCCCGGCGCTGGAGGAGCGGGAGCGAAAAGTGGCGCTCATGTATATCCCCGCCCTGTTTCTGCTGTTTTTGTTCGGCTTGTCTTTCGCTTACTTCGTCTTGTTTCCGCTGATGTACCAATTTGTGCTGGGGTTGTCCAACGGGAATTTTGAACTGGTGATTACGGCCAATGACTACTTCACCTTCATGCTCAATCTTTGTTTGCCGTTCGGGCTTTTGTTTGAATTGCCGGTGGTGGTTCTTTTTCTCAGCCATCTGGGCATACTGAATCCGCAGCGGCTGGCGAAAATGCGCAAGCCCGCCTACCTGGTGCTGGCGATCATTTCGATTACGATTACGCCGCCTGATTTTTTGTCCGATATTATGGTGATCGTGCCGCTGATCGTGCTGTACGAAATCTCCATTACCATCTCGCGCGTCATACATGGAAAACGCACTCGGGAAACTGCGCTTTCGCCGGAAAATATGGTATGA
- the tatA gene encoding twin-arginine translocase TatA/TatE family subunit, with translation MLSSIGIPGLILILIIALVIFGPSKLPEIGRAFGRTLTEFKSATKDLTKDDDEAKDKAVEETAKRIN, from the coding sequence ATGCTATCGAGCATCGGGATTCCCGGATTGATCTTGATTTTGATTATCGCGCTGGTCATTTTCGGACCGAGCAAGCTGCCGGAGATCGGCCGTGCTTTTGGCCGGACGCTGACAGAGTTCAAGTCAGCTACCAAAGACTTGACCAAGGACGACGACGAGGCAAAAGACAAAGCCGTGGAAGAAACGGCCAAACGAATCAACTAA
- a CDS encoding IS3 family transposase (programmed frameshift): MPPKKGQVFTRYSEDTKKEAVRLRLEEQWSYQEIREKLGIKSDAQIISWVRKHQSGESFEDYRGRWNKKHFSSLEEENAYLKAQVEYPKKAQSESAWGGKLDQQARFRTIEKMNHKYPIIMLCKIAEVSRSGYYKWKAARESRKTRIEQDTNVKEHILAIHRLRPYFGYKRMRTALHKEGVLVNHKKVRRLMRELGIRSVIRKKRPFAGRKPSVVFPNVLNREFTAETILKKFVTDITYIRIGHDFVYLSVILDLCNKEVVAWELSARNDLQLVLDTVKQLNAKNAILHSDQGFQYTTKSYRDLLEEKELMGSHSRRGNCFDNACIESFFSHLKTEKLYLAKPDSEAAARKCVAEYIDYYNNERFQKKLGDLSPVEYREAIAA; the protein is encoded by the exons ATGCCACCAAAGAAGGGACAGGTCTTTACTCGTTATAGCGAGGATACGAAGAAAGAGGCTGTTCGCTTGCGTTTGGAAGAGCAGTGGAGCTATCAGGAGATAAGAGAAAAGCTGGGAATTAAAAGTGATGCACAGATCATCAGTTGGGTACGTAAGCACCAGAGCGGAGAATCGTTTGAGGATTATCGTGGGCGTTGGAATAAGAAACACTTCAGTAGCCTTGAAGAGGAAAACGCCTATTTGAAAGCGCAGGTCGAATACC CTAAAAAAGCTCAATCCGAATCTGCATGGGGAGGGAAGTTGGATCAGCAAGCCCGGTTTAGGACCATCGAAAAAATGAATCACAAGTATCCCATCATCATGCTGTGCAAGATTGCCGAAGTATCGCGGTCGGGTTATTACAAGTGGAAAGCTGCCCGGGAATCTCGTAAAACCCGTATCGAGCAGGATACGAATGTAAAAGAGCACATCCTTGCTATTCATCGACTGCGACCTTATTTCGGCTACAAACGTATGCGTACGGCTTTACACAAAGAAGGGGTTTTGGTTAACCACAAAAAGGTGCGTAGGCTGATGCGTGAGCTGGGAATTCGTTCAGTTATCCGCAAGAAACGGCCATTTGCAGGTCGCAAACCATCCGTAGTCTTTCCGAATGTCCTCAACCGTGAATTTACAGCAGAAACCATTTTGAAGAAATTTGTGACTGACATTACCTATATTCGAATTGGTCATGATTTTGTCTATTTGTCGGTTATTTTAGACCTTTGTAACAAGGAAGTCGTAGCATGGGAGCTATCCGCGCGTAACGATCTCCAACTCGTATTGGACACCGTAAAGCAACTGAACGCCAAAAACGCTATTCTCCATTCCGACCAAGGATTTCAATACACAACCAAATCGTACAGGGATCTACTCGAGGAGAAAGAACTTATGGGAAGCCATTCAAGACGCGGGAATTGCTTTGACAACGCATGTATCGAGTCGTTCTTTTCCCATCTGAAAACGGAAAAGCTTTACCTGGCGAAGCCAGATAGTGAAGCTGCGGCACGTAAATGTGTTGCTGAATATATCGACTACTATAACAATGAACGCTTCCAGAAAAAACTCGGCGACCTCTCCCCGGTTGAATATCGAGAAGCGATCGCCGCTTAG
- a CDS encoding ABC transporter ATP-binding protein — protein sequence MRHKYFRKTVRLVWKVCGIRVLLACGINIIDGLLPLTSIILLQSIVNELTSILSNPNYDFDSILVLLIIQFILLVVTSMIGSIDSINSANMEAKLDYYVGLLVIQKSISLPLAYFEDAEFYHHLDRITKGGYGNKLLSPIKTMLGIIKSSITMISLFSFLWMIHWSLGILSILSAFPTLIIQTKFGRERFQLIRFQTPAAREANYTSALLTNRQSAKEIRIFNLGEFFKERWKKRFLLNSRNMLKLNKKQDIARILLDSITALLFGICAYIVVSLLKVGKMTIGEFISTAQGIHSAQASINGISTNLAKIYEINLYLIDLFEYLEYNDEQKFTKETRNLFPSYLQKGIFIKNLSFKYPKSNQLVLNGITIHIRPGEKVAIVGDNGSGKSTLVKCLMGLYQVEKGSVFYDDIDIVNIDNCDLHKNMTAIFQDFMKYAFTVMDNISFGDIHNTHDFELVKRIGIQTGVDDFVKKMPKDYDTLLGKILGEGEELSGGQWQKIAIARSLFRDSKILILDEPTSSLDPLKELEVYEQFNSMTNGKTVIFISHRMAAARMADKIIVLKNGKVAECGTHDDLMFLKSEYYQMYSVQAKWYS from the coding sequence ATGAGGCATAAATATTTTCGAAAAACCGTTAGACTTGTATGGAAAGTATGTGGAATAAGAGTATTACTTGCCTGCGGTATTAACATTATTGACGGTCTGTTACCATTAACCTCCATTATTCTCTTGCAAAGTATTGTAAATGAATTAACAAGCATTCTTTCAAATCCGAATTATGATTTTGACTCAATTTTAGTTTTGTTGATAATTCAGTTCATTTTATTAGTAGTTACTTCAATGATAGGAAGCATAGATTCAATAAATTCAGCAAATATGGAGGCTAAATTAGATTATTACGTTGGCCTTCTTGTAATACAAAAGTCAATCAGTCTACCTCTAGCATACTTTGAAGATGCAGAGTTCTACCATCATTTAGATAGAATAACTAAAGGTGGTTACGGAAATAAATTGTTATCACCTATAAAAACGATGTTAGGAATTATAAAATCTTCAATAACAATGATTTCACTATTTAGCTTTTTGTGGATGATTCATTGGAGTTTAGGGATATTAAGTATCTTATCCGCCTTTCCAACTTTAATAATCCAAACAAAGTTTGGTCGTGAGAGGTTTCAGTTAATTCGTTTTCAAACTCCTGCAGCGAGAGAAGCTAATTATACTAGTGCCCTTCTCACAAATAGACAAAGTGCCAAGGAAATAAGAATTTTTAACCTAGGGGAATTTTTCAAAGAAAGATGGAAGAAACGATTCCTATTAAATAGTAGAAACATGTTGAAATTAAATAAGAAACAAGATATAGCAAGAATATTGTTAGATTCAATAACAGCCCTTCTATTCGGGATCTGCGCATATATAGTGGTTTCATTGTTAAAGGTTGGGAAAATGACTATTGGAGAATTTATATCTACAGCTCAAGGGATTCATAGTGCACAAGCAAGCATCAATGGGATATCAACTAATCTAGCGAAAATATATGAAATCAACTTATATTTGATCGATTTATTTGAATATCTAGAGTACAATGACGAGCAAAAGTTTACGAAAGAAACGAGGAATTTGTTTCCGTCTTATTTACAAAAAGGTATTTTCATTAAAAACTTATCATTTAAGTATCCTAAAAGTAATCAACTTGTATTAAATGGGATAACAATTCATATCAGGCCAGGCGAAAAAGTAGCAATTGTGGGGGATAACGGTTCAGGAAAGAGTACATTAGTAAAATGTCTAATGGGACTGTATCAGGTAGAAAAAGGAAGTGTTTTTTACGATGATATTGATATAGTTAATATTGACAACTGTGATTTGCATAAGAATATGACAGCAATTTTCCAAGACTTCATGAAATATGCATTTACGGTTATGGATAATATTTCCTTTGGGGATATCCATAATACTCATGATTTTGAACTAGTTAAGCGTATTGGTATTCAGACTGGGGTTGATGATTTTGTGAAAAAAATGCCAAAAGACTATGATACTTTACTTGGAAAGATATTAGGTGAAGGTGAAGAATTATCTGGTGGCCAATGGCAGAAAATTGCTATTGCTCGATCATTATTCAGAGATTCTAAAATACTTATTCTTGATGAGCCCACATCCTCTTTGGATCCATTAAAAGAACTCGAAGTTTATGAACAATTTAATTCTATGACTAATGGAAAAACTGTAATATTCATTTCGCATAGAATGGCTGCTGCGAGAATGGCAGATAAGATAATTGTCCTTAAAAATGGAAAGGTTGCTGAGTGCGGAACCCATGATGATTTAATGTTTTTAAAGAGTGAATATTACCAAATGTATAGTGTACAAGCAAAGTGGTACTCGTGA
- a CDS encoding TlpA family protein disulfide reductase, with protein MMEQLLQISLTTLWIIVILLILILIRFFKMIGNTQKKRSLSGSELGLAYGTKFPVEILRSIEDKEFSVSNPEGDGTLLIVTSYSCSPCRSVYPIQNTIVSSYPRLKVINIMISNSGQAWEISDKFGLDSSKISLITMEQLHTIGISTFPYSYLLTSDGTIISKGVTNFKEHFDLLIANQKTA; from the coding sequence TTGATGGAACAATTACTCCAAATTTCACTAACTACATTATGGATCATAGTGATCTTACTAATTCTAATACTTATCAGATTTTTTAAAATGATAGGTAATACACAGAAGAAGAGGTCCCTTTCTGGAAGTGAACTAGGACTAGCATATGGAACAAAGTTTCCCGTTGAAATATTAAGATCCATTGAAGATAAAGAGTTTTCGGTGAGTAATCCAGAAGGGGACGGTACTTTACTAATTGTTACATCATACAGTTGTTCACCTTGTAGGTCGGTCTATCCCATTCAAAATACAATTGTTTCTAGTTATCCGAGACTGAAAGTTATAAATATTATGATTTCTAATAGTGGGCAAGCTTGGGAAATCAGCGACAAGTTTGGACTTGATAGTTCTAAAATTAGTTTAATTACTATGGAGCAACTACATACAATAGGTATCTCGACTTTTCCGTACTCTTACCTTTTAACATCGGATGGGACAATAATTTCTAAAGGTGTAACCAATTTTAAAGAACATTTTGATCTACTAATTGCAAATCAAAAAACAGCTTAA
- a CDS encoding MauE/DoxX family redox-associated membrane protein yields MIKVLYYIIQFFVSVIFVISAAVKVISFESFSQTVLKIGISAYLTRFVSVVVILLEFLGAFLILFESTRMIGGIVLQFLLCSFALVAIRMIRIGQKVSCNCFGSLTQDRLDYRLTLRIFFLSLLNMTVLLYEGQLGINLLSLSENINLMFLSLGIFGCYILLKVFTETFLRFERGKKI; encoded by the coding sequence GTGATTAAGGTGCTCTATTATATCATTCAATTCTTTGTGAGCGTAATCTTTGTTATATCAGCAGCAGTCAAAGTCATTTCGTTTGAATCGTTTAGCCAGACCGTTTTGAAGATTGGTATTAGTGCTTATTTAACAAGGTTTGTCTCAGTGGTTGTAATACTTCTCGAATTTTTAGGTGCTTTCTTAATCTTATTTGAATCAACAAGAATGATTGGTGGAATTGTACTACAATTCTTGCTCTGTTCTTTCGCCTTGGTAGCTATAAGAATGATCAGGATCGGACAAAAGGTAAGTTGTAATTGTTTTGGCAGCTTAACCCAGGACCGCTTAGATTACAGATTAACACTTAGAATTTTCTTTCTAAGTTTATTGAATATGACAGTGTTGCTTTACGAAGGGCAACTAGGTATTAATCTGCTCAGTTTATCGGAAAATATAAATCTAATGTTTTTGTCACTTGGTATATTTGGATGTTATATATTGCTAAAAGTGTTCACAGAAACATTTTTGAGATTCGAGAGGGGGAAGAAGATTTGA
- a CDS encoding M1 family metallopeptidase, with protein sequence MGKITRGRIVVICLAVALISSEYFLYKYSNWRYAYTEPLNKRYSDFLPKSIPPGNESQYDITLKMDPDGMFNVHSSISIKNTSADPWNELVLYFIPNMFTENNNPKLHEPSKISIDRISIDGNEARFTLDKDKLTVPLNKELVPNRVVVAEVSYQFTLPEGGLRFTKSNGNYYLAQWYPMIATYRDGWNKRDFRLKGETYHTAFSNFKIKYDIPKNFTIVTTSEEDLYPSKSQGHIEANNAKEFFIAILGDHQVVEKKLGNINIRVFSVDKNKNLNDIIEIAYASLEYFQKTIGPYPYKQLDIVLDESGMEYPGIVTANSINGSSSIGTDALRRMVVHEIAHQWFYGIISNDPFTDAWLDEGITELAAGMFYSDYFDEDIAFEEEQYVHLPLPVNLPLDKYSKNQSSYIYGKSTAMLWKVFEQNGGKTTVEDFLKTYFNTYQYKEVDTKEFIRFLKYYLNITDNSLFSGWLVLDDKE encoded by the coding sequence GTGGGTAAGATTACCAGAGGGCGAATTGTAGTTATATGTTTAGCTGTTGCTTTAATCAGTTCTGAGTATTTTTTGTATAAATATTCAAACTGGAGATATGCATACACCGAACCGCTGAATAAAAGGTATAGCGATTTTCTTCCAAAGTCTATCCCACCTGGAAATGAATCACAGTATGATATTACGCTAAAAATGGATCCAGATGGAATGTTTAATGTCCATTCATCAATATCGATTAAAAATACTTCCGCAGATCCCTGGAATGAGTTAGTTCTTTACTTTATTCCAAATATGTTCACTGAAAATAACAATCCCAAATTACATGAGCCTTCAAAGATCAGTATTGACAGGATAAGTATAGATGGGAATGAGGCAAGATTCACTCTTGATAAGGATAAGTTAACTGTCCCTTTGAATAAAGAATTAGTACCTAACCGAGTGGTGGTAGCTGAGGTGTCGTATCAATTCACCCTTCCAGAGGGGGGATTAAGATTTACTAAAAGTAATGGTAATTACTATTTGGCTCAGTGGTATCCAATGATTGCTACATATAGAGATGGATGGAATAAAAGGGACTTTAGATTAAAAGGGGAAACTTATCACACTGCTTTCAGTAATTTTAAAATCAAATACGATATTCCAAAGAATTTTACTATAGTAACTACAAGTGAAGAAGATTTGTACCCATCTAAATCACAAGGACATATTGAAGCAAATAATGCTAAAGAGTTTTTCATTGCTATATTAGGTGATCATCAGGTTGTTGAAAAGAAACTTGGCAATATTAACATTAGAGTTTTTAGTGTTGATAAAAATAAAAATCTAAACGATATAATTGAAATTGCTTATGCATCATTAGAATACTTTCAGAAGACAATTGGTCCTTACCCTTATAAGCAATTGGATATTGTATTAGACGAATCAGGTATGGAGTATCCAGGGATTGTAACGGCCAATTCTATTAATGGAAGTTCGTCAATTGGTACCGATGCATTGAGACGAATGGTTGTTCACGAAATTGCTCACCAATGGTTTTATGGAATAATTAGCAATGATCCATTCACTGATGCTTGGTTAGATGAAGGAATAACCGAGCTTGCCGCCGGTATGTTTTATTCTGATTATTTTGATGAAGACATCGCGTTTGAAGAAGAGCAATATGTTCATCTCCCTCTTCCAGTAAATCTTCCACTAGACAAATACTCAAAAAATCAAAGTTCCTATATTTACGGTAAGTCAACGGCGATGCTGTGGAAGGTATTTGAACAAAATGGCGGAAAAACCACGGTCGAGGATTTTCTGAAAACTTATTTTAATACTTACCAATATAAGGAGGTAGACACAAAAGAATTCATAAGATTTCTTAAATATTACCTGAATATTACTGATAATAGTTTATTCAGTGGTTGGTTGGTATTAGATGATAAGGAATAA